A stretch of the Amycolatopsis sp. BJA-103 genome encodes the following:
- a CDS encoding exonuclease SbcCD subunit D: MKLLHTSDWHIGRTFHGADLLAEQEAVLGHLADLVVAESVDVVLVSGDIYDRAVPSAEAVRVATTALGRLRQAGAQLVMTPGNHDSAPRLGAFAEFAAAGGLHLRATIDGIAEPVLLPDEHGDVALYGIPYLEPEPARHALGVPEARGHTGVLTEAMRRIRADLAERPQGTRSVVLAHAFVTGGEPTESERTIAVGGVEQVPGSVFDGVDYVALGHLHGPQTLAEHLRYSGSPLAYSFSETRQRKSVWLVDLGADGLAEVRRHELPVPRQLAMLSGELADLLSDPEHDGLTDHFLSFTITDRVRPIDAMRKLRERFPYAVHLDWQPEGGHAGAALKYAEAVRGRSDVEITRGFLEDCRGSAPTESEERLVLAALGAAGREREV, from the coding sequence GTGAAGCTCCTGCACACGTCCGACTGGCACATCGGTCGCACGTTCCACGGCGCCGATCTGCTCGCCGAGCAGGAAGCCGTGCTCGGTCACCTCGCCGATCTCGTGGTCGCCGAGTCGGTCGACGTCGTCCTCGTTTCCGGCGACATCTACGACCGCGCGGTGCCCTCGGCGGAGGCCGTCCGCGTCGCCACCACCGCGCTCGGCAGGCTCCGTCAGGCCGGGGCGCAGCTGGTGATGACGCCGGGCAACCACGACTCCGCGCCGCGGCTGGGCGCGTTCGCCGAATTCGCCGCGGCGGGCGGGCTGCACCTGCGCGCCACGATCGACGGCATCGCCGAGCCGGTGCTGCTGCCCGACGAACACGGCGACGTCGCCCTCTACGGCATCCCGTACCTCGAGCCGGAGCCCGCGCGCCACGCCCTCGGCGTTCCCGAAGCCCGCGGCCACACCGGCGTCCTCACCGAGGCGATGCGGCGGATCCGCGCCGACCTCGCCGAACGGCCGCAGGGAACGCGGTCGGTGGTGCTCGCGCACGCCTTCGTCACCGGCGGCGAGCCGACCGAATCCGAGCGGACCATCGCGGTCGGCGGTGTCGAGCAGGTGCCGGGTTCGGTGTTCGACGGCGTCGATTACGTCGCGCTCGGCCACCTCCACGGCCCGCAGACCCTCGCCGAGCACCTGCGCTATTCGGGCAGTCCGCTGGCGTATTCGTTTTCCGAGACGCGCCAACGGAAATCCGTCTGGCTGGTCGACCTCGGCGCCGACGGGCTGGCCGAGGTCCGGCGGCACGAACTGCCGGTCCCGCGGCAGCTCGCGATGCTCAGCGGCGAGCTGGCGGATCTCCTGTCGGACCCGGAACACGACGGCCTCACCGATCATTTCCTCTCCTTTACGATCACCGACCGGGTCCGCCCGATCGACGCGATGCGGAAACTGCGCGAGCGTTTCCCGTACGCCGTGCACCTGGATTGGCAGCCGGAAGGCGGTCACGCCGGAGCCGCGCTGAAGTACGCCGAAGCCGTCCGCGGGCGTTCCGACGTCGAGATCACGCGCGGTTTCCTCGAGGACTGCCGCGGGTCCGCGCCGACGGAGAGCGAGGAGCGGCTCGTGCTGGCAGCGCTGGGCGCCGCGGGCAGGGAGCGCGAAGTATGA
- the rmuC gene encoding DNA recombination protein RmuC yields MATVITTAAVVLALLLLVAVALLWRLYNDGMRRADAAAKLVDAERSKADQQQLALRRYEVAFASISGRGELGEKVLLETARALGLREELHFTLQTDLAGGGAAKPDMVLRVGGGRTVPVDAKASMACWAEAVETNDPEERLDALRVHVRQLRSRAAELAGKGYQRWADAIYGTIMFVPSDAAVVAALDTDPELLRWMLDRRVFLCGPTGFAVLASAALFAATERALVEDVEQVRAGAAAAHRAAGNAVDALNLSSTHLQRFISARRRELEALESFRSTVSPLTDAAGSPAPVPLIRKADELPAS; encoded by the coding sequence GTGGCGACGGTGATCACCACCGCGGCCGTCGTGCTCGCGCTCCTGCTGCTCGTCGCCGTCGCGTTGCTGTGGCGGCTGTACAACGACGGCATGCGGCGGGCGGACGCGGCGGCGAAACTGGTCGACGCCGAACGGTCGAAGGCGGATCAGCAGCAACTCGCGCTACGCCGGTACGAGGTCGCTTTCGCCTCGATCAGCGGCCGCGGCGAGCTGGGCGAAAAGGTCCTCCTGGAGACCGCACGCGCGCTCGGGCTCCGCGAAGAACTGCACTTCACGCTCCAAACGGACCTGGCCGGCGGCGGCGCCGCGAAACCGGACATGGTGCTGCGGGTCGGCGGCGGGCGGACGGTGCCTGTCGACGCGAAGGCGAGCATGGCCTGCTGGGCCGAAGCCGTCGAGACCAACGACCCCGAAGAACGGCTCGACGCGCTGCGCGTCCACGTCCGGCAGCTCCGGTCGCGGGCGGCCGAACTGGCGGGCAAGGGCTACCAGCGCTGGGCCGACGCGATCTACGGGACGATCATGTTCGTCCCGTCCGACGCGGCCGTCGTGGCCGCGCTGGACACGGACCCGGAGCTGCTGCGCTGGATGCTGGACCGGCGGGTCTTCCTCTGCGGGCCGACCGGATTCGCCGTGCTGGCGTCCGCCGCGCTGTTCGCCGCGACCGAGCGGGCACTGGTCGAGGACGTCGAACAGGTCCGGGCGGGCGCCGCGGCCGCGCACCGGGCCGCGGGCAACGCGGTCGACGCGCTGAACCTGTCGAGCACCCACCTCCAGCGCTTCATCTCGGCCCGGCGCCGGGAACTGGAAGCGCTCGAGAGCTTCCGGAGCACTGTCTCCCCGCTGACGGACGCGGCGGGCAGCCCGGCGCCGGTGCCCCTGATCCGGAAGGCGGACGAGCTCCCAGCCTCGTGA
- a CDS encoding methylated-DNA--[protein]-cysteine S-methyltransferase, which translates to MSIAYWSTMDTKIGPFTAVVAEDGAVLASGWTGDVGELTPLISPSLAPGEVKQRQDLGPVSAAIRRYHDGDLDAVADVEVRQRSGAFREHAWEILRKVPAGEPVSYAEYATLAGNPAAVRAAASACAKNAAALFVPCHRVVRTGGGVGNFRWGVPAKQWLLTHEAA; encoded by the coding sequence ATGAGCATCGCGTACTGGTCCACAATGGACACAAAGATCGGGCCGTTCACCGCCGTGGTGGCGGAGGACGGGGCCGTACTCGCCTCGGGCTGGACCGGCGACGTCGGCGAACTGACACCGCTGATCTCGCCGTCGCTGGCCCCCGGCGAGGTGAAGCAGCGACAGGACCTGGGACCGGTGAGCGCCGCGATCCGCCGGTACCACGACGGCGACCTGGACGCGGTCGCCGACGTCGAGGTGCGGCAGCGGTCCGGCGCTTTCCGGGAGCACGCTTGGGAAATCCTGCGGAAGGTGCCCGCCGGTGAGCCGGTGAGCTATGCGGAGTACGCGACGCTGGCGGGCAATCCGGCGGCGGTGCGGGCGGCCGCGTCGGCGTGCGCGAAGAACGCCGCGGCGTTGTTCGTGCCGTGTCACCGCGTGGTGCGGACCGGCGGCGGCGTGGGGAACTTCCGGTGGGGTGTCCCGGCGAAGCAGTGGCTGCTGACCCACGAAGCCGCCTGA
- a CDS encoding DUF6542 domain-containing protein: MTAIRDRQSDPDADDVPVAWDERPLVGARRGLPWWAAVLVGFGLAILGAFIDVMTQKDLGLLFKIFYALGAVAAVVAVQRRGLFGPMVQPPLVLAVTVPGVILLTSDNGKGSDLLERAFDIGTPLINGFPTMALTTGVTLAIGFFRIYRERDPDAPVKLKANAKPDRRDEAKPPVKPAAAAAGRRPAARTGQTPPPPSRRGAPPDDVPPRRRPVDDDRRPRRDAEPGARKPPPPGRQPRRPRPPEDGEPRRRDPRSESAPGAPRRRPARPDDPRRGGQPPRRRPWDDER; this comes from the coding sequence GTGACCGCGATTCGCGATCGCCAGAGCGATCCTGATGCCGACGACGTTCCCGTAGCCTGGGACGAGCGTCCGCTCGTCGGCGCCAGGCGCGGGCTGCCCTGGTGGGCCGCCGTCCTGGTGGGCTTCGGGCTCGCCATCCTTGGCGCCTTCATCGACGTGATGACGCAGAAGGACCTGGGCCTGCTGTTCAAGATCTTCTACGCGCTCGGCGCGGTGGCCGCCGTGGTGGCCGTGCAGCGCAGAGGGCTGTTCGGCCCGATGGTGCAGCCGCCCCTGGTCCTCGCCGTGACCGTGCCGGGAGTCATCCTCCTGACCTCGGACAACGGCAAGGGCTCGGATCTGCTCGAGAGAGCTTTCGACATCGGCACCCCGCTGATCAACGGTTTCCCGACGATGGCCCTCACCACCGGTGTCACGCTGGCGATTGGTTTCTTCCGGATCTACCGCGAACGCGATCCCGACGCCCCGGTGAAGCTGAAGGCGAACGCCAAACCGGACCGTCGCGACGAGGCGAAACCGCCGGTCAAGCCCGCTGCCGCCGCGGCGGGCCGCCGTCCGGCCGCCAGGACCGGGCAGACGCCGCCCCCGCCGTCACGCCGGGGTGCGCCCCCGGACGACGTGCCGCCGCGCCGCCGTCCGGTCGACGACGATCGCCGTCCTCGCCGCGACGCCGAACCCGGCGCTCGCAAGCCACCGCCTCCGGGACGTCAGCCCCGGCGCCCGCGTCCGCCGGAAGACGGCGAACCCCGCCGTCGCGACCCTCGCAGCGAGAGCGCCCCCGGTGCCCCGCGCCGCCGTCCGGCGCGTCCGGACGACCCTCGCCGAGGCGGTCAGCCGCCGCGCCGCCGCCCTTGGGACGACGAGCGCTGA
- a CDS encoding 4-hydroxy-3-methylbut-2-enyl diphosphate reductase — translation MSSASPGITPAGSPTITESGVPAGGKRVLLAKPRGYCAGVDRAVIAVEKALELYGAPVYVRKEIVHNRHVVETLRDRGVIFVDETSEVPEGELVVFSAHGVSPAVHAEAAERNLRTIDATCPLVTKVHKEVNRFAKDDYDILLIGHEGHEEVEGTAGEAPDKVQLVDTAEDVDKVEIRDPSKVIWLSQTTLSVDETMERVDQLRDKFPGLADPPSDDICYATTNRQVAVKAMAAECDLVLVVGSTNSSNSKRLVEVALKAGARASHLVDFAHEVDEAWLEGVETVGVTSGASVPEVLVMDLLTWLAERGWDNVDEVTTANEKIAFALPHELKKVGRA, via the coding sequence ATGAGTTCTGCGAGTCCCGGAATCACGCCAGCCGGCAGTCCGACGATCACCGAGTCCGGTGTGCCGGCAGGTGGCAAACGTGTCCTGCTCGCCAAGCCTCGTGGCTACTGCGCGGGCGTCGATCGTGCCGTCATCGCCGTCGAAAAGGCACTCGAGCTCTACGGCGCACCGGTGTACGTGCGCAAGGAGATCGTGCACAACCGGCACGTCGTGGAGACCCTGCGCGACCGCGGGGTGATCTTCGTCGACGAGACCTCCGAGGTGCCGGAAGGCGAATTGGTGGTGTTCTCCGCGCACGGCGTCTCGCCCGCGGTGCACGCCGAGGCGGCCGAGCGCAATCTGCGGACCATCGACGCGACCTGCCCTCTCGTGACCAAGGTGCACAAAGAGGTCAACCGGTTCGCGAAGGACGACTACGACATCCTGCTGATCGGCCACGAAGGCCACGAAGAGGTCGAAGGCACCGCCGGCGAAGCTCCCGACAAGGTGCAGCTCGTCGACACCGCCGAAGACGTCGACAAGGTCGAGATCCGCGACCCGTCGAAGGTCATCTGGCTCTCACAGACCACCCTTTCGGTGGACGAGACCATGGAGCGCGTCGACCAGCTCCGGGACAAGTTCCCCGGCTTGGCCGACCCGCCCAGCGACGACATCTGCTACGCCACCACGAACCGCCAGGTCGCGGTCAAGGCCATGGCCGCCGAGTGCGACCTGGTGCTGGTGGTCGGCTCCACGAACTCGTCCAACTCGAAGCGCCTGGTCGAGGTCGCGCTGAAGGCGGGGGCGCGCGCGTCGCACCTGGTCGACTTCGCGCACGAGGTCGACGAAGCGTGGCTCGAAGGCGTCGAGACCGTCGGCGTCACGAGCGGTGCTTCGGTGCCGGAGGTGCTGGTCATGGACCTGCTGACGTGGCTGGCCGAGCGCGGCTGGGACAACGTCGACGAGGTCACCACGGCGAACGAGAAGATCGCTTTCGCGCTGCCGCACGAGCTGAAGAAGGTCGGCAGGGCCTAG
- a CDS encoding lipid droplet-associated protein, giving the protein MKPLPLPLRVAAGLAVTTAERVRELPKQLTGLPVTVVSQVLQFSMRVQQHVTELAIKGDDALSGLRPVEDAPSWATFDEDLPPDLGERRYERDSCVIPLREDPEVPEPRAETNGHFHDLEALTEDPWAEEERALAEDHADGEFDSSAAPVTSGPAGLEDYDTLTLPQLRARLRRFDLAQLEELLTYEKANADRASFVGMLARRIGNVKKAEADGDDTGSAEGR; this is encoded by the coding sequence ATGAAGCCTCTCCCGCTCCCCCTCCGGGTCGCCGCGGGCCTCGCCGTCACCACCGCCGAGCGGGTTCGCGAACTTCCCAAGCAGCTCACCGGGCTCCCCGTCACGGTGGTCAGCCAGGTCCTCCAGTTCTCCATGCGCGTCCAGCAGCACGTCACCGAGCTGGCGATCAAGGGCGACGACGCGTTGTCGGGTCTCCGCCCGGTCGAGGACGCCCCCAGCTGGGCGACCTTCGACGAGGACCTCCCGCCGGACCTCGGCGAACGCCGCTACGAACGCGACTCGTGCGTGATCCCGTTGAGGGAAGACCCCGAGGTTCCCGAACCGCGTGCCGAGACGAACGGCCACTTCCACGACCTCGAGGCGCTCACCGAAGACCCGTGGGCCGAGGAGGAGCGCGCGCTCGCCGAGGACCACGCCGACGGCGAGTTCGACAGTTCCGCGGCCCCCGTGACCTCGGGCCCGGCCGGGCTGGAGGACTACGACACGCTCACGTTGCCGCAGCTGCGCGCCCGCCTGCGCCGGTTCGACCTCGCGCAGCTGGAAGAGCTGCTGACCTACGAAAAGGCGAACGCCGACAGGGCGTCGTTCGTCGGCATGCTCGCGCGTCGCATCGGAAACGTGAAGAAGGCGGAAGCCGACGGCGACGACACCGGCAGCGCGGAAGGCCGGTGA
- a CDS encoding DNA-3-methyladenine glycosylase 2 family protein encodes MTEQTLAERAVWRDTERCYRAVAARDSRFDGQFIMAVRTTGIYCRPSCPASTPKQQNVRFYPTSAAAQSNGFRACRRCLPDAVPGSPDWDIRADLAARAMRLISDGTVERDGVPGLARRLGYSERQLGRVLTAELGAGPLALARAHRAHSARLLIEMSGLPLTDVAFAAGFSSVRQFNETIREVFATTPSQLRAASLRRGRRKADETPTGTRLSLRLPFRKPFDAAGVLEFLAVRAVPGVEHVTRDDSGVTAYARTLRLAHGVGVVRLTTKDDHVLCDLRLADLRDLSSAVARVRRLLDLDADPEAVTRVLGADPALAPLVEAIPGIRVPGAVDGDELVLRALLSPAEAASLADTLGERVPNCDESLEGVTTVFPTAAVVAEHGPERIAAVAAALADGVSVHVGRDPEELREELLALPGIGPRTADYVLMRVLGAPDVLLTGDPALRRGAAALGIADDEKTLAERGRAWQPWSSYAGMYLWRA; translated from the coding sequence ATGACCGAGCAGACCTTGGCCGAACGGGCCGTGTGGCGCGACACCGAACGGTGTTACCGCGCCGTCGCCGCCCGTGATTCCCGGTTCGACGGCCAGTTCATCATGGCGGTCCGCACCACCGGGATCTACTGCCGCCCGTCCTGCCCCGCGTCGACGCCGAAGCAGCAGAACGTCCGCTTCTACCCGACGTCGGCCGCGGCGCAGTCGAACGGCTTCCGTGCCTGCCGCCGCTGCCTCCCCGACGCCGTCCCCGGCTCGCCCGACTGGGACATCCGGGCCGACCTCGCCGCGCGGGCGATGCGGCTCATCTCGGACGGGACCGTCGAACGCGACGGTGTGCCGGGGCTCGCGCGACGGCTCGGCTATTCCGAACGTCAGCTCGGGCGTGTCCTCACCGCGGAACTCGGTGCCGGACCGCTCGCGCTGGCCAGGGCGCACCGGGCGCACTCGGCGCGGCTGCTGATCGAGATGTCCGGCCTTCCGCTGACCGACGTCGCGTTCGCGGCGGGTTTCTCCAGCGTCCGCCAGTTCAACGAGACGATCCGCGAGGTGTTCGCGACGACGCCTTCGCAGCTTCGCGCGGCGAGCCTGCGTCGCGGACGTCGCAAGGCCGACGAGACACCGACCGGGACCCGGCTGAGCCTGCGGCTGCCGTTCCGCAAGCCGTTCGACGCGGCCGGGGTGCTGGAGTTCCTGGCCGTCCGGGCCGTCCCCGGCGTCGAGCACGTGACGCGCGACGATTCCGGCGTGACCGCCTATGCCCGCACGCTGCGGCTCGCACACGGCGTCGGCGTGGTGCGGCTGACGACGAAGGACGACCACGTCCTTTGCGACCTGCGGCTCGCCGACCTGCGTGACCTCAGCAGCGCCGTGGCCAGGGTGCGGCGGCTGCTGGACCTCGACGCCGACCCCGAGGCGGTCACGCGGGTCCTCGGGGCCGACCCGGCGCTCGCGCCGCTGGTCGAGGCGATCCCCGGCATCCGGGTGCCGGGCGCGGTCGACGGGGACGAACTCGTGCTGCGCGCGCTGCTGTCCCCGGCCGAGGCGGCGTCGCTCGCCGACACCCTCGGCGAGCGTGTGCCCAACTGCGACGAATCGCTGGAAGGGGTGACCACGGTGTTCCCGACGGCGGCCGTGGTCGCCGAACACGGTCCGGAGCGGATCGCCGCCGTGGCCGCCGCGCTGGCGGACGGCGTTTCGGTCCACGTCGGCCGCGATCCCGAGGAGTTGCGGGAGGAACTGCTGGCACTCCCGGGAATCGGGCCCCGGACCGCGGACTACGTCCTGATGCGCGTCCTGGGCGCGCCGGACGTCCTGCTGACCGGTGATCCGGCGCTGCGCCGGGGAGCGGCCGCGCTGGGGATCGCCGACGACGAAAAGACGCTGGCCGAACGCGGGCGGGCCTGGCAGCCCTGGTCCTCGTATGCCGGCATGTACCTGTGGCGCGCTTGA
- a CDS encoding AAA family ATPase translates to MRLHRLEVAAFGPYAGREVVDFDVLGADGLFLLHGDTGAGKTTLLDAIAFALFGTVPGARGEVKRLRCDLAEPDHVTEVVLELTVQGQRMRIARNPEYQRPKRRGEGMTLQQAKAVLSWVGTVPAGHVAEGITRIDEVARTVERLIGMTHEQFFQVVLLPQGEFARFLRANTAEREELLERLFGTERFSDVENWFADLRAERGRELQARQQSLREWVARFAQVARQEAPEEGQAEWVDAVLAESAELVAQARGQEEKARKAAKTAEAVWQENRSTAERIRRVRTAYTRLSAIAEQADQRAEWAEEVEAAHRAAGVAAEADQLERRSNQLAEAEAAEALRTREVPDAADSSAAELRARAGGLREEAGALAELVAEGEQQQRDLVRRDQLSTVAKEAEEQAEELVAELESVPEKVTVLRAEALAAAEAEAKLEGVRTRFDELTALVRDADEVPRAKQAVEQARGLVRDAVDAHQQARQHRLDLRERRLDGMAAELAAGLAAGEDCPVCGATEHPAPATHTGGLVDPEDERRAEAAEQQADNRREKAKASLLEAEGRLKTLVERLRERTAEALRAELGEARELGASLSEKARRKSVLEKQLLELERKTEQLTERRRVTGQRAAEAATEVRGLTERLAERERRLESARGEFADVAARRRHLLGFATRLDALAEARLGVVGARERRDEQAKLVEKALQAKGFADLDAMRAASRPDEQITKLETSLADAKVMEESERRALAAPELFGISPEDEIDVVASEEAARKTQGEAEQAFAALRTATSRHTDLTGVAERMASLMAGLAPVEERYLELKALAEVVNGRGQNARKMSLRSYVLAARLEEVAVAATARLRTMSQGRYSFVHSDAAGARGTRGGLGLDVLDDYSGTVRPAKTLSGGESFLASLSLALGLADVVAAETGGALLDTLFIDEGFGTLDAETLDIVMNILDELRAGGRVVGLVSHVEELRQRIPTRLRIRKARTGSSVEIHAA, encoded by the coding sequence ATGAGGTTGCACCGGTTGGAGGTCGCCGCTTTCGGCCCGTACGCGGGCCGCGAGGTGGTGGACTTCGACGTGCTCGGCGCCGACGGGTTGTTCCTGCTGCACGGCGACACCGGCGCGGGCAAGACGACCCTGCTCGACGCCATCGCGTTCGCGTTGTTCGGCACCGTCCCCGGTGCTCGCGGCGAGGTCAAGCGGCTGCGCTGCGATCTCGCCGAGCCGGATCATGTCACCGAGGTCGTCCTCGAACTGACCGTGCAGGGCCAGCGGATGCGGATCGCGCGCAACCCCGAGTACCAGCGGCCGAAGCGCCGTGGCGAGGGGATGACCCTCCAGCAGGCCAAGGCGGTGCTGAGCTGGGTCGGCACGGTGCCCGCCGGGCACGTGGCCGAAGGCATCACGCGGATCGACGAGGTCGCGCGCACCGTCGAGCGGCTCATCGGCATGACGCACGAGCAGTTCTTCCAGGTGGTCTTGCTGCCGCAGGGCGAGTTCGCGCGGTTCCTGCGGGCGAACACGGCCGAACGCGAGGAACTGCTGGAGCGGCTGTTCGGCACCGAGCGGTTCTCCGACGTCGAAAACTGGTTCGCGGATCTGCGCGCCGAGCGTGGCCGTGAGCTGCAGGCGCGGCAGCAATCGCTGCGGGAGTGGGTCGCGCGGTTCGCGCAGGTCGCCCGGCAGGAGGCGCCCGAGGAGGGACAGGCCGAGTGGGTCGACGCGGTCCTCGCGGAGTCCGCCGAGCTTGTGGCCCAGGCACGAGGACAGGAAGAGAAGGCGCGTAAGGCCGCGAAGACGGCCGAGGCCGTGTGGCAGGAGAACCGGTCCACCGCCGAGCGCATCCGCCGGGTGCGCACCGCGTACACGCGTCTTTCGGCGATCGCCGAGCAGGCGGATCAGCGCGCGGAGTGGGCGGAAGAGGTCGAAGCGGCCCATCGTGCGGCAGGCGTCGCCGCTGAGGCCGATCAGCTCGAACGCCGCTCGAACCAGCTCGCCGAGGCGGAGGCCGCGGAAGCGCTCCGGACCCGGGAAGTGCCGGACGCCGCGGACAGTTCCGCCGCCGAACTCCGCGCCCGTGCCGGCGGGCTGCGCGAAGAAGCGGGCGCGCTGGCCGAACTCGTGGCCGAAGGCGAGCAGCAGCAACGGGATCTGGTCCGCCGAGATCAGCTGAGCACCGTCGCGAAGGAGGCGGAGGAGCAGGCCGAGGAACTCGTCGCCGAACTCGAATCCGTGCCGGAGAAGGTCACGGTGTTGCGTGCCGAGGCGCTCGCGGCCGCCGAAGCCGAGGCGAAACTCGAAGGCGTCCGCACCCGTTTCGACGAGTTGACCGCACTGGTCCGGGACGCCGATGAGGTGCCTCGGGCGAAGCAGGCCGTCGAGCAGGCTCGTGGACTGGTCCGCGACGCCGTCGACGCCCACCAGCAGGCGCGGCAGCATCGTCTGGACCTGCGTGAGCGCCGCCTCGACGGGATGGCGGCCGAACTCGCCGCCGGCCTGGCCGCGGGTGAGGACTGCCCGGTGTGCGGCGCGACCGAGCATCCGGCGCCCGCCACGCACACCGGTGGCCTCGTCGATCCCGAGGACGAACGCCGCGCCGAAGCCGCCGAGCAGCAGGCCGACAATCGGCGGGAGAAGGCGAAAGCCTCGCTGCTGGAAGCCGAAGGACGGCTTAAGACGCTGGTCGAGCGGTTGCGCGAGCGCACCGCCGAGGCGCTGCGGGCCGAACTCGGCGAGGCGCGGGAGCTGGGCGCGTCGCTGTCGGAAAAGGCTCGTCGCAAGTCCGTGCTGGAGAAGCAGCTCCTCGAACTGGAACGGAAGACCGAGCAGCTGACCGAACGCCGTCGCGTGACCGGGCAGCGGGCGGCCGAGGCCGCGACCGAGGTCCGGGGTCTCACGGAACGGCTGGCCGAACGGGAACGACGGCTGGAAAGCGCGCGCGGCGAGTTCGCCGACGTCGCCGCCCGGCGGCGGCACCTGCTCGGTTTCGCGACCCGCCTCGACGCGCTCGCCGAAGCGCGGCTCGGTGTCGTGGGTGCCCGCGAGCGTCGCGACGAGCAGGCGAAACTCGTCGAGAAGGCCTTGCAGGCCAAGGGTTTCGCGGATCTCGACGCGATGCGGGCCGCGTCACGGCCGGACGAGCAGATCACGAAACTGGAGACCAGCCTCGCCGACGCGAAGGTGATGGAGGAGTCCGAGCGGCGCGCGTTGGCGGCGCCGGAACTCTTCGGCATCTCGCCCGAGGACGAGATCGACGTCGTGGCCTCCGAAGAGGCGGCGCGGAAAACCCAGGGCGAAGCCGAGCAGGCTTTCGCGGCGCTGCGCACGGCCACGTCCCGGCACACCGACCTGACCGGCGTGGCCGAGCGGATGGCGTCCCTGATGGCGGGGCTGGCGCCGGTCGAAGAGCGGTACCTCGAACTGAAGGCGCTGGCCGAGGTCGTCAACGGGCGCGGGCAGAACGCGCGGAAGATGTCGCTGCGCTCGTACGTGCTCGCCGCGAGACTGGAAGAGGTCGCGGTCGCGGCGACCGCCCGCCTGCGGACGATGAGCCAGGGCCGGTATTCCTTCGTGCACTCCGACGCGGCCGGTGCCCGGGGCACTCGCGGCGGGCTCGGGCTCGACGTGCTCGACGACTACTCCGGCACCGTCCGGCCCGCGAAGACGCTCTCCGGCGGCGAGTCCTTCCTCGCGTCGCTCTCACTGGCGCTGGGCCTTGCCGACGTCGTCGCCGCCGAGACAGGTGGGGCGCTACTGGACACGCTGTTCATCGACGAGGGTTTCGGCACGCTGGACGCCGAGACGCTCGACATCGTCATGAACATCCTCGACGAGCTTCGCGCCGGTGGCCGGGTGGTCGGGCTGGTGTCGCACGTGGAGGAACTGCGGCAGCGGATCCCAACCCGGCTGCGGATCCGGAAGGCGCGTACGGGCTCCTCGGTCGAAATCCACGCCGCCTGA
- the xseA gene encoding exodeoxyribonuclease VII large subunit produces MSAEPTAAPAGPSTTAENPWPVRTVARKVGEWINRLGAVWVEGQVTQISARQGTNTAFLTLRDPSADVSMSVTCPMGLLRTIEPPLREGASVVIHAKPTFFMNRGSLSLRANEIRAVGIGELLARIERLRRLLAAEGLFAPERKRKIPFLPTGIGLITGRASAAERDVLVNAQARWPHVAFKVINTAVQGSLAVPQILQALSKLDRDPEVDVIVIARGGGSVEDLLPFSDEALCRAVSAAGTPVVSAIGHEPDTPLLDHVADLRCSTPTDASKRIVPDVREETQRVRQMRDRGRRALHGWVDTQVRLLTQMRSRPVLADPLGPVQRRSDDIEIHRERGRRAMLTLLAKDQAEIASARARLTALGPAATLERGYAVVQYTDAEGNLQVLRSVSEVTDGANLRVRVVDGALGAVVAGEAEENS; encoded by the coding sequence GTGAGCGCCGAACCCACCGCCGCACCGGCGGGGCCGTCCACCACCGCCGAGAACCCGTGGCCGGTCCGCACGGTCGCCCGCAAGGTCGGCGAGTGGATCAACCGGCTCGGCGCGGTCTGGGTGGAGGGCCAGGTCACGCAGATCTCGGCCCGCCAAGGCACCAACACCGCGTTCCTGACGCTGCGCGACCCGTCCGCGGACGTGTCGATGTCGGTGACCTGCCCGATGGGCCTGCTGCGCACGATCGAACCGCCGCTGCGCGAGGGCGCGAGCGTCGTGATCCACGCGAAGCCGACGTTCTTCATGAACCGCGGCTCGCTGAGCCTGCGCGCCAACGAGATCCGCGCGGTCGGCATCGGCGAACTGCTCGCGCGGATCGAACGGCTGCGACGGCTGCTGGCCGCCGAGGGCCTGTTCGCACCCGAACGCAAACGCAAGATCCCCTTCCTGCCCACGGGGATCGGGCTGATCACCGGTCGCGCGTCCGCCGCGGAACGCGACGTTCTGGTGAACGCGCAGGCCCGCTGGCCGCATGTCGCGTTCAAGGTGATCAACACCGCCGTGCAGGGATCGCTCGCGGTCCCGCAGATCCTCCAGGCACTGTCCAAACTGGACCGTGACCCGGAGGTCGACGTCATCGTGATCGCGCGCGGCGGCGGCAGTGTCGAAGATCTGCTGCCGTTCTCCGACGAGGCGCTGTGCCGCGCGGTGTCCGCGGCCGGCACGCCGGTGGTCAGCGCCATCGGGCACGAACCGGACACCCCGCTGCTCGACCACGTCGCCGACCTCCGCTGCTCGACGCCGACCGACGCCAGCAAGCGGATCGTGCCCGACGTCCGCGAGGAGACCCAGCGCGTCCGCCAGATGCGCGACCGCGGCCGCCGCGCCCTGCACGGCTGGGTGGACACGCAGGTCAGGCTGCTGACCCAGATGCGCAGCCGTCCGGTGCTCGCCGATCCGCTCGGCCCGGTCCAGCGGCGTTCCGACGACATCGAGATCCACCGCGAACGCGGGCGCCGCGCGATGCTCACCCTGCTCGCCAAGGATCAGGCGGAGATCGCCAGCGCCCGCGCGCGGCTGACCGCGCTCGGCCCGGCGGCGACCCTCGAACGCGGCTACGCGGTGGTGCAGTACACCGACGCCGAAGGCAACCTCCAGGTACTCCGGTCCGTCTCCGAGGTCACGGACGGCGCGAACCTGCGCGTCCGCGTGGTCGACGGCGCGCTCGGCGCCGTCGTCGCGGGAGAGGCGGAGGAGAACAGTTGA